From Neobacillus sp. PS2-9, the proteins below share one genomic window:
- a CDS encoding YafY family protein: protein MTRAKRLNEMIMMVNRKKRFTVKELAQEFGVSKRTILRDLQELSGMGVPLYSEVGPHGGYQVLNERILPPIVFSEDEAVSIFFAIHALRHYISLPFDIEYESIRKKFYLNLSGDIRDTIDKMQDRVDFVYVLQQEEIPYLKQLLDAAIHQEVLIISYETSGKTSLRSIQPIGIYAKEGKWYCPSYCFFRKDYRVFRCDRIKSVEHDEKNAPIDLSSINLKNRFSILNHNKETTELYVELTKHGVEKYESVNWPNIYLRKREDGSGFIKGIIAKQDINFLSNYFITYGENAIIKEPLELIESFKEILNKVLNQYK from the coding sequence ATGACTAGAGCAAAAAGATTAAATGAAATGATCATGATGGTAAATCGAAAAAAAAGATTTACGGTTAAAGAATTAGCACAAGAATTTGGGGTATCAAAACGAACCATTTTAAGAGATTTACAAGAATTAAGTGGGATGGGAGTTCCATTATACTCAGAAGTAGGTCCACATGGAGGGTATCAAGTCTTAAACGAAAGAATTCTTCCTCCAATAGTATTTAGTGAAGATGAAGCGGTTTCTATATTTTTTGCCATTCATGCACTAAGACATTATATATCTCTTCCTTTTGATATTGAGTATGAGTCAATAAGAAAGAAATTTTATTTAAATCTGTCCGGTGATATTAGAGATACAATTGATAAAATGCAAGATAGAGTTGATTTTGTATATGTACTTCAACAAGAAGAAATCCCATATTTAAAACAGCTTTTAGATGCGGCCATTCATCAAGAAGTTCTAATAATTAGTTATGAAACAAGTGGAAAGACAAGTTTAAGAAGCATTCAACCGATTGGTATTTACGCAAAAGAAGGAAAATGGTATTGTCCATCTTATTGCTTTTTTAGAAAAGATTATCGAGTATTCAGATGTGATCGTATAAAATCTGTAGAACACGATGAAAAGAATGCTCCTATTGACTTATCGAGTATCAATTTAAAGAATCGCTTTTCCATTCTGAATCACAATAAAGAAACAACAGAACTGTATGTGGAGTTAACTAAACATGGAGTAGAAAAATATGAGTCCGTTAATTGGCCAAATATTTATTTAAGAAAAAGGGAAGATGGTTCTGGATTCATAAAAGGGATTATTGCTAAACAGGATATAAATTTTTTATCAAACTACTTTATCACGTATGGAGAAAATGCGATTATTAAAGAGCCGTTAGAATTAATTGAAAGCTTTAAAGAAATATTAAACAAAGTTTTAAATCAGTATAAATAA
- a CDS encoding aminopeptidase: MKTFEEKLKSYAELVVKVGLNVQPNQILYVRASVDTIPFARAVAHEAYNAGAKNVYVDYSDPEITLSRYLRASDDVFTEFPEWERIQREKLIDKDAAFLFIVSDNPDLLSKADPNRIANYQKVSGEAMVKWREQHDDVSWVICAAPSQGWANKVFPGETNSLDKLWEAIFSSVRIGEVEPVQAWKDHIENLLQKSTYLNEKKYKKLHYKAEGPDLSIELHPLHLWKSGGSQNRHGVQFVANMPTEEVFTSPLRSGVNGFVSSKKPLSYAGNLIDEFKLTFENGRIVEITAKKGEEVLKNLVETDEGSHYLGEIALVPHDSPISNTNVLFLNTLFDENAANHLALGFGFPNCIEGGEKMTKEQREEVELNSSIAHVDFMIGCADMDIDGELPDGTREPIFRKGNWAF, translated from the coding sequence TTGAAAACGTTTGAGGAAAAATTAAAAAGCTATGCAGAATTGGTTGTAAAAGTGGGATTAAACGTTCAACCGAACCAAATCCTTTATGTACGAGCTAGTGTGGATACGATTCCATTTGCAAGAGCTGTCGCTCACGAGGCTTACAATGCAGGTGCAAAAAATGTGTATGTGGACTATAGTGATCCTGAAATCACACTCTCACGCTATTTGAGAGCATCTGATGATGTTTTTACAGAGTTTCCTGAATGGGAGCGAATTCAACGTGAGAAGTTGATTGATAAGGATGCGGCATTTTTATTTATCGTTTCCGACAATCCGGATTTATTGTCCAAAGCTGATCCAAATCGTATTGCAAATTACCAAAAAGTAAGTGGAGAAGCCATGGTAAAATGGCGAGAGCAGCATGATGATGTTAGTTGGGTCATCTGCGCAGCTCCAAGTCAAGGCTGGGCAAATAAGGTTTTTCCAGGCGAAACAAATAGCTTGGACAAACTTTGGGAGGCTATCTTCAGTTCAGTACGTATAGGGGAAGTTGAACCTGTACAGGCATGGAAAGATCATATTGAAAACTTGCTTCAAAAGTCTACCTATCTGAATGAAAAGAAATATAAGAAGTTACATTACAAAGCTGAAGGCCCAGATTTATCGATTGAGCTTCATCCCCTACATCTATGGAAAAGTGGTGGAAGCCAAAATCGACATGGTGTTCAATTTGTTGCGAATATGCCAACTGAGGAAGTATTCACTTCGCCATTACGTTCAGGTGTTAATGGTTTCGTTTCGAGTAAAAAACCACTTAGCTATGCAGGTAATTTAATTGATGAGTTCAAATTAACTTTTGAAAATGGTCGAATTGTTGAAATTACAGCTAAGAAGGGAGAAGAAGTGTTAAAGAACCTAGTAGAAACAGATGAAGGCTCCCATTATCTTGGTGAAATAGCCCTGGTTCCACATGATTCCCCTATTTCTAACACAAACGTACTGTTCCTAAACACATTATTTGATGAAAATGCTGCAAACCATTTAGCATTAGGATTCGGTTTCCCTAACTGTATTGAAGGTGGAGAGAAAATGACGAAGGAGCAGCGTGAGGAAGTAGAACTTAATTCGAGCATAGCTCATGTTGATTTCATGATTGGTTGTGCGGATATGGATATTGATGGTGAATTACCGGATGGTACACGTGAGCCAATCTTCCGTAAAGGAAATTGGGCATTCTAA
- a CDS encoding LysM peptidoglycan-binding domain-containing protein, whose amino-acid sequence MQRLFVMGYGGYLGMGFGGGMGYGVSSRMDYGDYRMGYGGYRPASRVIEVTSFKLSASTVAYQGSRVPGYTTIELQTSVPTRGYLLIVGNNVQTKINLSTTAYKTVHKVDWVPWDDTKKAPLPAGTYQIKGYLTDQEYNQIQGYPLGNLTVVSESSPKPLIDGVSPNPAVFSPKYGQTQTTSVQIPFNLNRPAEVQLTIRNINGDEIYTGSKETLSPRSRTVSWNGTDKTGRIVMDGSYEIVFKTIETAYNYPSTTPLILRSGTITIKDADYYIPVSRLKEIVTDASFQSPSFTPDGDGINDKVTGQFTLAVPAKLSIYIANAAGAHAALAVSEQTFEAGTHTFEWDGSDIMGGKVPNGSYFIKLNVVEGPNSGYITFPSAVKVENMYEIKPMQPEKRVRVISETAKMSVDPAGQEYTAIKGDTFPLMSEAIENGKYTVLVKEGVTGTISASDVELVTEPSSAKQTIDYIVVSGDTLWKIASKFNTTSSEIVTLNNLDPNSYLYVGQKLKVPAPVSQPEQQAATTYYVVSGDTLWKIAQKFGVTPQAIVDANKLDPTAYLYVGQKLIIPGVAQPELPAVTTYAVVSGDTLWKIAQKFGVTTQAIVDANKLNPSAYLYVGQKLIIPSVAQPEQPTITTYVVISGDTLWKIAQKFGVTTQAIVDANKLEPTAFLYIGQKLIIPAKQ is encoded by the coding sequence ATGCAAAGATTATTCGTAATGGGGTACGGAGGTTATCTTGGTATGGGTTTCGGAGGTGGAATGGGATACGGCGTTTCCTCTAGAATGGATTACGGAGATTACAGAATGGGATATGGCGGGTACCGGCCTGCGTCTAGAGTGATTGAGGTTACTTCATTTAAACTTTCTGCTTCTACCGTTGCCTACCAAGGCAGCAGAGTTCCTGGTTACACAACAATTGAGTTGCAAACCAGCGTGCCAACACGCGGGTACCTTCTTATTGTTGGGAATAACGTACAAACAAAAATTAATTTATCGACTACGGCCTATAAAACCGTACACAAAGTGGATTGGGTGCCATGGGATGATACGAAAAAAGCACCTCTTCCCGCAGGCACGTACCAAATCAAGGGATATCTCACGGACCAGGAATACAATCAAATACAAGGATATCCGCTTGGGAACCTCACAGTTGTCTCGGAATCAAGTCCCAAGCCATTGATTGATGGCGTTTCTCCAAATCCAGCAGTGTTTTCACCTAAATACGGACAAACACAAACAACATCGGTCCAAATTCCTTTCAACTTAAACCGTCCTGCTGAAGTTCAGCTGACAATCCGAAATATAAACGGAGATGAAATATATACCGGCAGCAAGGAAACCCTATCTCCTAGAAGCCGTACTGTAAGCTGGAATGGCACAGATAAAACAGGAAGGATTGTAATGGACGGTAGTTATGAGATTGTTTTTAAAACAATCGAAACAGCCTATAACTATCCTTCCACAACACCGTTAATCTTGCGATCCGGCACGATTACAATCAAAGACGCCGATTATTATATTCCGGTATCCAGATTAAAAGAAATTGTTACAGATGCTTCCTTCCAATCGCCATCCTTTACTCCTGATGGAGATGGAATAAACGATAAGGTCACTGGACAATTTACACTTGCAGTACCTGCGAAATTATCCATTTATATCGCAAATGCTGCCGGAGCCCATGCCGCTTTAGCAGTAAGTGAACAAACATTTGAAGCTGGTACTCATACGTTTGAATGGGATGGCTCAGACATCATGGGCGGAAAAGTACCAAACGGAAGCTACTTTATCAAGCTCAATGTGGTAGAAGGCCCAAATAGCGGCTATATTACGTTTCCAAGCGCTGTGAAAGTGGAAAACATGTACGAAATCAAACCGATGCAGCCTGAAAAAAGAGTACGCGTGATCAGCGAAACAGCAAAAATGAGCGTTGATCCTGCAGGGCAAGAATATACTGCTATAAAAGGAGACACTTTCCCGCTTATGTCGGAAGCGATAGAGAATGGAAAATACACCGTTCTTGTTAAAGAAGGGGTCACAGGAACAATCAGTGCGAGTGATGTTGAACTTGTCACTGAACCATCTTCGGCAAAGCAAACGATTGATTATATAGTCGTTAGTGGCGATACCTTATGGAAGATTGCATCCAAGTTCAACACGACCAGCTCTGAAATTGTTACCTTGAACAACCTTGATCCAAACAGTTATCTATATGTAGGACAAAAATTAAAAGTCCCTGCACCTGTATCTCAACCTGAACAGCAAGCGGCAACCACTTATTATGTAGTATCTGGTGATACGCTTTGGAAAATTGCTCAAAAATTCGGCGTAACCCCACAAGCAATTGTCGATGCCAATAAACTGGATCCAACTGCGTACCTTTATGTTGGCCAAAAGCTGATCATTCCAGGAGTAGCGCAGCCCGAATTGCCAGCGGTAACCACTTATGCTGTTGTTTCCGGTGATACGCTTTGGAAGATTGCTCAAAAATTCGGCGTAACCACCCAAGCAATTGTCGATGCCAATAAACTGAATCCATCTGCGTACCTTTATGTTGGCCAAAAGCTGATTATTCCGAGTGTGGCGCAGCCTGAACAACCTACGATAACCACTTATGTAGTTATTTCCGGTGATACACTTTGGAAAATTGCTCAAAAATTCGGCGTAACCACCCAAGCAATTGTCGATGCCAATAAACTGGAACCAACTGCATTCCTTTATATTGGCCAAAAGCTAATCATTCCAGCAAAACAGTAA
- a CDS encoding MarR family transcriptional regulator has translation MGAWGTGLWEDDLSCDIQDEWNELMDEGVSPRKATKIILKSWQEELSDYDDEEDKQADESILFISLAGLQMRHKALTAPVKKKALQLIGKGADLAPWEDAADESYQERKSVLEKFGDKLKNTKSSLF, from the coding sequence ATGGGAGCTTGGGGTACTGGATTATGGGAAGATGATTTATCTTGCGATATCCAAGATGAATGGAATGAACTGATGGATGAAGGGGTAAGTCCAAGAAAAGCTACAAAGATCATTCTTAAATCGTGGCAGGAAGAGTTATCCGATTATGATGATGAAGAGGATAAGCAGGCAGATGAATCCATTCTGTTCATTTCTCTCGCAGGTCTTCAAATGAGACATAAGGCACTGACTGCCCCGGTTAAAAAAAAGGCGCTACAGCTAATTGGAAAAGGTGCAGACCTTGCGCCATGGGAGGATGCCGCTGATGAGAGTTATCAGGAAAGAAAAAGTGTACTGGAAAAATTTGGGGACAAATTAAAAAACACAAAGTCTAGTCTATTTTGA
- the lepB gene encoding signal peptidase I encodes MTKKKKETFEWVKSLLGALVIAFIIRAFFFTPIVVDGESMNPTLQDKDRMVVTKIGEPKRFDIVVFHAPDGRDYIKRVIGLPGDSIEYKNDVLYINGKAYNEPYLEKYKKRLNGGTLTGSFTLKETAVGSDTVPKDSLFVMGDNRRKSKDSREIGAVNLEKVIGTTNVVYFPIKEIKFVNN; translated from the coding sequence ATGACAAAGAAGAAAAAGGAAACGTTTGAATGGGTTAAATCACTATTGGGTGCTCTTGTTATAGCATTTATTATTCGCGCTTTTTTCTTTACCCCCATTGTTGTTGACGGTGAATCAATGAACCCCACTCTTCAGGACAAGGACCGTATGGTTGTAACCAAAATTGGGGAACCGAAAAGATTTGATATTGTTGTGTTTCACGCCCCAGACGGTAGGGATTACATCAAACGTGTAATCGGACTCCCTGGTGACAGTATTGAATATAAAAATGATGTTTTATATATAAATGGGAAGGCATACAACGAACCTTATTTAGAAAAATATAAGAAAAGACTTAATGGTGGAACTTTAACAGGCTCTTTCACTTTAAAGGAGACCGCTGTAGGAAGTGATACTGTCCCTAAAGATAGTTTGTTTGTTATGGGAGATAACAGAAGGAAAAGCAAAGACAGCCGTGAGATTGGAGCGGTCAATTTAGAAAAGGTAATAGGGACAACAAATGTTGTTTATTTTCCAATAAAAGAAATTAAATTCGTAAATAACTAA
- a CDS encoding DNA/RNA non-specific endonuclease produces the protein MNKRIFLILFSVILIFVFVGCGKITEHTSSKNVQSTTSTASKTVEANKSTSAIDTEKPTSDSESNKSVPASSTIKATGTTDGFNYSKYTLIVVNGGDMSGYRKPNVKVDVGFGDREYWAYTNEYGQLIRVEAKNITLQNPKTEHVLSSGRYYADEARVPGTESPELDQGHVIADSLGGVSNAYNITPQDSILNRHGDQAYMEKVIRDAGGCTDFVAVIQYPNTQTQIPNHYKFTYKIQGRSITDEFDNVNPDEVNKNLGNTTGTSSTPPKTDNVPANETVSSNEDVSKVDTNHNGQVTIAEAKAAGFKMPITRDSWLYKYMDDRDGDGLVGE, from the coding sequence GTGAACAAAAGAATATTTTTGATTTTATTTAGTGTGATTTTAATATTTGTATTTGTGGGTTGCGGAAAAATCACTGAACATACATCGTCAAAAAATGTGCAATCCACAACGAGCACGGCTTCCAAGACTGTTGAAGCCAATAAGAGTACATCTGCCATTGACACAGAAAAACCAACGAGTGACAGTGAATCCAACAAAAGTGTTCCTGCATCTAGCACTATAAAGGCAACAGGTACAACGGACGGATTTAATTACAGCAAATATACCCTAATTGTAGTAAACGGCGGGGATATGTCAGGATATAGAAAGCCGAATGTCAAAGTAGATGTCGGATTTGGCGATCGGGAATATTGGGCGTATACAAATGAATACGGTCAGTTAATTCGTGTCGAGGCGAAGAATATAACACTCCAAAATCCGAAAACTGAACATGTTTTATCGTCTGGGAGATACTATGCTGATGAAGCAAGGGTTCCAGGTACAGAGAGTCCAGAATTAGATCAAGGGCATGTGATTGCTGACTCGCTTGGGGGAGTTTCTAACGCATATAACATTACACCTCAAGACAGCATTCTCAATAGGCACGGGGATCAAGCTTATATGGAAAAAGTGATTCGAGATGCAGGAGGTTGTACTGATTTCGTAGCAGTGATTCAATATCCAAATACTCAGACGCAAATTCCTAACCATTATAAATTCACATACAAAATTCAAGGCAGATCCATTACAGATGAATTTGACAATGTAAACCCAGATGAAGTGAACAAGAATTTAGGGAACACGACAGGTACGAGCAGTACGCCACCGAAAACAGACAATGTTCCAGCAAACGAAACGGTAAGTAGTAATGAAGATGTTAGTAAGGTGGATACCAATCATAATGGACAAGTTACGATCGCTGAAGCCAAGGCTGCTGGCTTTAAAATGCCAATTACGAGAGATTCATGGCTTTATAAATATATGGATGATCGAGATGGTGATGGCTTAGTAGGTGAATAA
- a CDS encoding ATP-binding protein, with protein MKQLGTLYFFCGKMGAGKSTKSKQWAIDKHAVLLSEDEWLSSLYPNQIASFEDYLKFSAQLKPLVKKHVQNILCVGTDVVMDFPGNTKKLRKWFLDMASEVNATHQLIFLNLTNEQCLRQIAQRRIEQPEREAFDTEAVFIHVTQFFETPEASEGLNILEISRNE; from the coding sequence ATGAAACAATTGGGGACGCTATACTTTTTCTGTGGAAAAATGGGAGCTGGAAAATCAACTAAATCAAAACAATGGGCGATAGATAAACATGCGGTACTGTTATCTGAGGATGAGTGGCTTTCATCTCTTTATCCCAATCAGATTGCATCATTTGAGGACTACCTAAAATTCTCAGCGCAGCTCAAACCGTTGGTGAAAAAGCATGTCCAAAACATATTATGTGTGGGTACTGATGTAGTGATGGATTTTCCAGGTAACACTAAAAAACTGCGAAAGTGGTTTTTGGATATGGCGTCAGAGGTCAATGCAACCCATCAACTCATCTTCCTTAATCTAACTAACGAGCAATGCTTACGTCAAATTGCACAAAGGCGTATCGAACAACCTGAAAGAGAAGCCTTTGACACGGAAGCGGTGTTTATTCATGTTACTCAATTTTTTGAAACACCAGAGGCATCTGAGGGTTTAAATATTTTAGAGATTAGCAGAAATGAATAA
- a CDS encoding DinB family protein has translation MQVVAKMFLEQLDMHCYENEWFATMDQALQGVTAAEAAWTCSGNSNSIWQIVNHLIFWNEDVIHRIKGTENSHKAESNEETFGNPGDSEDELGWSQTVQRLHEVMNNLKMVIADLDDEKLTAPYAANSYSIERLLSNIMMHDTYHFGQIVLLRKLQSSWSGVDWS, from the coding sequence ATGCAAGTTGTAGCCAAAATGTTTTTAGAACAACTCGACATGCATTGCTATGAGAATGAGTGGTTTGCAACCATGGATCAAGCGCTTCAGGGAGTCACTGCAGCTGAGGCAGCATGGACATGTTCGGGAAACAGCAATTCGATTTGGCAGATTGTCAACCACTTGATATTTTGGAATGAAGACGTGATCCATCGAATTAAGGGCACAGAGAATTCGCATAAAGCAGAAAGCAATGAAGAAACCTTTGGAAATCCAGGGGATTCAGAAGACGAACTTGGGTGGTCCCAGACAGTGCAGCGCCTTCATGAAGTCATGAATAATTTAAAAATGGTCATTGCGGACCTTGACGATGAAAAGTTAACAGCTCCGTATGCAGCTAACAGTTACTCGATTGAGCGTTTACTTAGCAATATCATGATGCACGATACATATCATTTCGGCCAAATCGTTCTATTGCGAAAGTTGCAATCCTCTTGGAGTGGCGTTGATTGGTCTTAA
- a CDS encoding phosphotransferase — translation MLTGGNVSNVYRSGDTVRRELKPESTKIHKLFKHLEDKGFSYAPKFLGIDEKGREILSFIEGEAGNYPLKEYMWTNDVLIEIAKMLRLYHDSVSDFPFDDSWQSIDNTPQPFEVLCHNDFAIYNIIFSHGRPKGIIDFDVAGPGPRLWDIAYTLYTCVPLSRFYLSETGEKVYYNSLLHANRIKQRIRLFFEAYGEGIKEDYMEMVLLRLEGLCKTITRKASEGDIAFQKMIDEGHLEHYQKDIKFILEYRKEWI, via the coding sequence ATGTTAACAGGAGGGAATGTTTCTAACGTTTATCGTTCAGGAGATACTGTGCGACGAGAATTAAAGCCAGAAAGTACCAAAATTCATAAGCTATTCAAGCATTTGGAGGACAAGGGTTTCAGTTATGCACCAAAGTTTTTAGGTATTGATGAAAAAGGAAGAGAGATATTATCATTTATTGAAGGAGAAGCTGGTAATTATCCTTTAAAAGAATACATGTGGACTAATGATGTCTTAATTGAAATAGCGAAAATGCTCCGTCTTTATCATGATTCTGTGAGTGATTTTCCATTTGATGATAGCTGGCAATCGATAGATAACACCCCCCAACCATTCGAGGTACTATGCCATAATGATTTTGCAATATATAACATTATTTTTAGTCATGGTAGACCAAAAGGTATTATTGATTTTGATGTTGCTGGACCTGGTCCAAGACTTTGGGACATAGCTTATACTCTTTATACTTGTGTCCCCTTAAGTAGATTTTATCTTTCTGAAACAGGTGAGAAGGTTTATTATAATTCATTACTGCATGCTAACCGTATAAAACAAAGAATTAGATTGTTTTTTGAAGCTTACGGTGAGGGAATAAAAGAAGATTATATGGAAATGGTATTACTGCGATTAGAAGGGTTATGTAAAACAATTACAAGAAAAGCCAGTGAAGGTGACATTGCTTTTCAAAAGATGATAGATGAAGGGCATCTTGAACATTATCAAAAAGATATAAAATTCATTCTTGAATATAGAAAAGAGTGGATTTAA
- a CDS encoding DinB family protein, which translates to MYVTITDFMKEWRKEATLTQNILDGLTDDSLKQQVYQEGRNIGRIAWHLTISIPEYLAAFGLTIEKVKNAENVPTSAKDIAETFKRISVNAAKVIEEQWTDDSLKQIQVAFGRQESNASILMGLIKHIVHHRGQITVLMRQAGLKPFGVYGPPKEDWIHLGVENPPQ; encoded by the coding sequence ATGTATGTTACAATTACAGACTTTATGAAAGAATGGAGAAAGGAAGCTACATTAACTCAAAACATATTAGATGGTTTGACTGATGATTCACTAAAACAACAAGTTTATCAAGAAGGTCGTAATATAGGAAGAATTGCGTGGCATCTAACCATATCTATTCCAGAATATTTGGCTGCATTTGGGTTAACGATAGAGAAAGTAAAAAATGCGGAAAACGTTCCAACCTCAGCAAAAGACATTGCTGAAACTTTTAAAAGGATAAGTGTCAATGCTGCTAAAGTGATCGAAGAGCAGTGGACGGATGATTCTCTGAAACAAATACAAGTTGCTTTTGGAAGGCAAGAATCAAATGCCTCAATCCTAATGGGTTTAATCAAGCACATTGTTCATCACCGTGGACAAATTACTGTTCTAATGCGTCAGGCGGGATTGAAACCATTTGGAGTTTATGGACCACCGAAAGAAGATTGGATCCATTTGGGGGTTGAAAATCCACCTCAGTGA
- a CDS encoding antibiotic biosynthesis monooxygenase, giving the protein MILEAVMLQVKEGMEGEYEVAFREASKIISSMKGYISHELQRCMEVKGKYLLLVKWETLDDHTVGFRQSKEYQEWKKQLHHFYDPFPVVEHFENVQI; this is encoded by the coding sequence ATGATTTTAGAAGCTGTAATGTTACAAGTTAAGGAAGGCATGGAAGGAGAATATGAGGTAGCATTTCGAGAGGCATCAAAAATTATATCATCAATGAAAGGCTACATATCTCACGAATTACAACGATGTATGGAAGTTAAGGGGAAATATTTATTGTTGGTGAAGTGGGAGACATTAGATGACCATACAGTAGGATTTAGACAATCGAAAGAGTATCAAGAATGGAAAAAGCAACTACATCATTTCTATGACCCGTTCCCAGTAGTTGAACACTTTGAGAATGTTCAAATTTAA
- a CDS encoding type II toxin-antitoxin system HicB family antitoxin, translating to MISFGKLMFPAFVQQEAEGGMFGVYFPTLFQEAGWDYPLSRGKTRSRALKNAEKDLAFSLAGILYDNEELPEAIPIQSNKLSQGMELINVETSFEQYAEEILEHLKGRHWHIGYYIEEKDEYIEAIGFKNDKGMWDIFFEDNPEEEGHTEDNLLFTVRLHSEAEEKFKQFVEDVILKRRGD from the coding sequence ATGATAAGTTTTGGAAAATTAATGTTTCCAGCCTTCGTACAACAGGAAGCTGAAGGAGGAATGTTTGGTGTTTACTTCCCTACTCTCTTTCAGGAAGCTGGGTGGGATTATCCCTTATCACGAGGAAAAACAAGAAGTAGAGCACTAAAAAATGCAGAAAAAGATTTAGCTTTCTCTTTGGCAGGAATCTTATATGACAATGAAGAACTTCCTGAAGCTATCCCTATCCAAAGCAATAAACTTTCTCAAGGAATGGAATTAATTAATGTGGAGACTTCATTTGAACAGTATGCTGAAGAAATACTGGAACATTTAAAAGGTCGCCATTGGCATATTGGCTATTATATCGAAGAAAAAGATGAATACATAGAAGCAATTGGGTTTAAAAATGACAAAGGAATGTGGGATATTTTTTTTGAAGATAATCCAGAGGAAGAGGGCCACACTGAGGATAATTTACTTTTTACCGTAAGACTACATTCTGAAGCCGAGGAGAAATTCAAACAATTTGTTGAGGATGTTATTCTAAAGCGTCGAGGGGATTAA